The following coding sequences lie in one Glycine soja cultivar W05 chromosome 16, ASM419377v2, whole genome shotgun sequence genomic window:
- the LOC114389928 gene encoding uncharacterized protein LOC114389928 encodes MLLSSFLTHKNSNRAIRGGALESTRDATIANREHLSDYLEEVMAARNERERLLTEALNNLAQVMANQGGGGGATMYHGLDRFQRNNPPTFKGGYDPEGAEAWLREIEKIFRVMECQDHQKVLFATHMLADEAEYWWENTRPRLEGAGGVVVQWETFRQTFLEKYFPEDVKNRKEMEFLELKQESMTVVEYAARFENLVRYFPHYQGEAGERSKCVKFVNDLHV; translated from the exons atgttgctttcttcttttctgacgCACAAGAACTCTAACAGAGCAATCAGAGGAGGAGCACTAGAGAGCACCAGAGACGCCACCATTGCTAACAGAGAACATTTAAGCGACTAcctcgag GAAGTAATGGCTGCGAGAAATGAGCGAGAACGACTTCTTACCGAGGCCTTGAACAACTTGGCGCAAGTTATGGCCAATCAGGGAGGCGGTGGAGGAGCAACTATGTACCATGGGTTAGATCGCTTTCAGAGGAACAACCCACCTACTTTCAAAGGGGGTTATGATCCTGAGGGTGCTGAGGCTTGGCTGAGGGAGATTGAGAAGATCTTCCGGGTGATGGAGTGTCAGGACCATCAGAAGGTGTTGTTTGCTACTCACATGCTAGCAGATGAGGCGGAGTACTGGTGGGAGAACACTCGCCCACGTTTAGAGGGAGCAGGTGGTGTTGTTGTCCAATGGGAGACTTTCAGACAAACCTTTCTGGAGAAGTATTTTCCAGAAGATGTGAAGAATAGGAAGGAGATGGAGTTTCTCGAGCTGAAACAGGAAAGTATGACGGTGGTAGAGTATGCGGCGAGGTTTGAGAACCTTGTAAGGTATTTTCCTCATTATCAGGGGGAAGCTGGGGAGAGGTCCAAATGCGTGAAATTTGTCAATGACCTTCATGTGTAG